The Meriones unguiculatus strain TT.TT164.6M chromosome 1, Bangor_MerUng_6.1, whole genome shotgun sequence genome has a segment encoding these proteins:
- the Men1 gene encoding menin isoform X1: protein MPPPAAMGLKAAQKTLFPLRSIDDVVRLFAAELGREEPDLVLLSLVLGFVEHFLAVNRVIPTNVPELTFQPSPAPDPPGGLTYFPVADLSIIAALYARFTAQIRGAVDLSLYPREGGVSSRELVKKVSDVIWNSLSRSYFKDRAHIQSLFSFITGTKLDSSGVAFAVVGACQALGLRDVHLALSEDHAWVVFGPNGEQTAEVTWHGKGNEDRRGQTVNAGVAERSWLYLKGSYMRCDRKMEVAFMVCAINPSIDLHTDSLELLQLQQKLLWLLYDLGHLERYPMALGNLADLEELEPTPGRPDPLTLYHKGIASAKAYYQDEHIYPYMYLAGYHCRNRNVREALQAWADTATVIQDYNYCREDEEIYKEFFEVANDVIPNLLKEAASLLEAGEERPGEQAQGTQGQGSALQDPECFAHLLRFYDGICKWEEGSPTPVLHVGWATFLVQSLGRFEGQVRQKVHIVSREAEAAETEEPWGDEAREGRRRGPRRESKPEEPPPPKKPALDKGPAGQSAGSGPPRKAPGTVPGTARGSEVGSAAQAPAPAASPPPGGPVLTFQSEKMKGMKELLVATKINSSAIKLQLTAQSQVQMKKQKVSTPSDYTLSFLKRQRKGL from the exons AT GCCACCGCCCGCCGCCATGGGGCTGAAGGCCGCCCAGAAGACACTGTTCCCTCTGCGCTCTATTGACGACGTGGTGCGCCTGTTCGCTGCGGAGCTGGGCCGGGAGGAGCCTGACCTGGTGCTCCTCTCCTTGGTCCTGGGCTTCGTGGAGCATTTCCTGGCTGTCAACCGTGTCATCCCCACCAACGTGCCCGAGCTCACCTTCCAGCCCAGCCCCGCACCTGACCCTCCTGGCGGCCTCACCTACTTCCCGGTGGCCGACCTATCCATCATTGCTGCCCTCTATGCCCGATTCACCGCTCAGATCCGTGGCGCTGTGGACCTCTCCCTCTACCCTCGAGAGGGGGGCGTTTCCAGCCGCGAACTGGTAAAAAAGGTCTCGGACGTCATATGGAACAGCCTCAGCCGCTCCTACTTCAAGGACCGAGCCCACATCCAGTCCCTCTTCAGCTTCATCACAG GCACTAAGCTGGACAGCTCGGGCGTGGCCTTTGCGGTGGTAGGAGCCTGCCAGGCCCTGGGTCTCCGAGATGTCCATCTGGCCTTGTCTGAGGACCATGCTTGGGTGGTGTTTGGGCCCAATGGGGAGCAGACTGCTGAGGTCACCTGGCACGGCAAAGGCAACGAGGATCGCAGGGGTCAGACGGTCAATGCTGGTGTGGCGGAACGG AGCTGGCTGTACCTAAAAGGATCGTACATGCGTTGTGACCGCAAGATGGAGGTGGCGTTCATGGTGTGTGCCATCAACCCTTCCATTGATCTTCACACTGACTCCTTGGAGCTGCTGCAGCTGCAGCAG AAGCTGCTCTGGCTGCTGTATGACCTAGGACATCTGGAAAG GTACCCCATGGCACTAGGGAACTTGGCAGATCTGGAGGAGCTGGAGCCCACCCCTGGTCGGCCAGACCCACTCACCCTCTATCACAAG GGAATCGCCTCAGCCAAGGCCTACTACCAGGATGAGCACATCTACCCCTACATGTACCTGGCTGGCTACCACTGTCGTAACCGCAACGTGCGCGAAGCCCTGCAGGCCTGGGCCGACACTGCCACTGTTATCCAAGA CTACAACTACTGCCGGGAGGATGAGGAGATCTACAAGGAATTCTTTGAAGTGGCCAATGATGTCATCCCCAATCTGCTGAAGGAGGCAGCCAGCCTACTAGAAGCAGGCGAGGAGCGGCCAGGGGAGCAAGCCCAG GGCACCCAGGGCCAAGGTTCTGCCCTCCAGGACCCAGAGTGCTTTGCCCACCTGCTGCGATTCTATGATGGCATCTGCAAATGGGAGGAGGGCAGCCCCACGCCAGTGCTGCACGTGGGCTGGGCAACTTTCCTTGTGCAGTCCCTAGGCCGCTTTGAGGGACAG GTGCGGCAGAAGGTGCACATAGTTAgccgggaagcagaggcagcagagacTGAAGAGCCGTGGGGGGATGAAGCTCGAGAAGGCAGGCGGCGGGGCCCCCGCCGAGAGTCCAAACCTGAGGAGCCTCCGCCACCCAAGAAGCCTGCATTGGACAAGGGCCCCGCGGGGCAAAGTGCAGGGTCAGGACCACCCCGGAAAGCGCCAGGGACTGTCCCAGGTACTGCCCGTGGCTCCGAAGTCGGCAGTGCTGCTCAAGCTCCAGCACCTGCGGCGTCACCGCCACCGGGGGGCCCAGTGCTCACTTTCCAGAGCGAGAAGATGAAGGGCATGAAGGAGCTACTGGTGGCCACCAAGATCAACTCCAGTGCCATCAAGCTGCAGCTCACGGCACAGTCGCAAGTgcagatgaagaaacagaaagtGTCCACACCCAGCGACTACACACTCTCTTTCCTTAAGCGGCAGCGCAAGGGCCTCTGA
- the Men1 gene encoding menin isoform X2 translates to MGLKAAQKTLFPLRSIDDVVRLFAAELGREEPDLVLLSLVLGFVEHFLAVNRVIPTNVPELTFQPSPAPDPPGGLTYFPVADLSIIAALYARFTAQIRGAVDLSLYPREGGVSSRELVKKVSDVIWNSLSRSYFKDRAHIQSLFSFITGTKLDSSGVAFAVVGACQALGLRDVHLALSEDHAWVVFGPNGEQTAEVTWHGKGNEDRRGQTVNAGVAERSWLYLKGSYMRCDRKMEVAFMVCAINPSIDLHTDSLELLQLQQKLLWLLYDLGHLERYPMALGNLADLEELEPTPGRPDPLTLYHKGIASAKAYYQDEHIYPYMYLAGYHCRNRNVREALQAWADTATVIQDYNYCREDEEIYKEFFEVANDVIPNLLKEAASLLEAGEERPGEQAQGTQGQGSALQDPECFAHLLRFYDGICKWEEGSPTPVLHVGWATFLVQSLGRFEGQVRQKVHIVSREAEAAETEEPWGDEAREGRRRGPRRESKPEEPPPPKKPALDKGPAGQSAGSGPPRKAPGTVPGTARGSEVGSAAQAPAPAASPPPGGPVLTFQSEKMKGMKELLVATKINSSAIKLQLTAQSQVQMKKQKVSTPSDYTLSFLKRQRKGL, encoded by the exons ATGGGGCTGAAGGCCGCCCAGAAGACACTGTTCCCTCTGCGCTCTATTGACGACGTGGTGCGCCTGTTCGCTGCGGAGCTGGGCCGGGAGGAGCCTGACCTGGTGCTCCTCTCCTTGGTCCTGGGCTTCGTGGAGCATTTCCTGGCTGTCAACCGTGTCATCCCCACCAACGTGCCCGAGCTCACCTTCCAGCCCAGCCCCGCACCTGACCCTCCTGGCGGCCTCACCTACTTCCCGGTGGCCGACCTATCCATCATTGCTGCCCTCTATGCCCGATTCACCGCTCAGATCCGTGGCGCTGTGGACCTCTCCCTCTACCCTCGAGAGGGGGGCGTTTCCAGCCGCGAACTGGTAAAAAAGGTCTCGGACGTCATATGGAACAGCCTCAGCCGCTCCTACTTCAAGGACCGAGCCCACATCCAGTCCCTCTTCAGCTTCATCACAG GCACTAAGCTGGACAGCTCGGGCGTGGCCTTTGCGGTGGTAGGAGCCTGCCAGGCCCTGGGTCTCCGAGATGTCCATCTGGCCTTGTCTGAGGACCATGCTTGGGTGGTGTTTGGGCCCAATGGGGAGCAGACTGCTGAGGTCACCTGGCACGGCAAAGGCAACGAGGATCGCAGGGGTCAGACGGTCAATGCTGGTGTGGCGGAACGG AGCTGGCTGTACCTAAAAGGATCGTACATGCGTTGTGACCGCAAGATGGAGGTGGCGTTCATGGTGTGTGCCATCAACCCTTCCATTGATCTTCACACTGACTCCTTGGAGCTGCTGCAGCTGCAGCAG AAGCTGCTCTGGCTGCTGTATGACCTAGGACATCTGGAAAG GTACCCCATGGCACTAGGGAACTTGGCAGATCTGGAGGAGCTGGAGCCCACCCCTGGTCGGCCAGACCCACTCACCCTCTATCACAAG GGAATCGCCTCAGCCAAGGCCTACTACCAGGATGAGCACATCTACCCCTACATGTACCTGGCTGGCTACCACTGTCGTAACCGCAACGTGCGCGAAGCCCTGCAGGCCTGGGCCGACACTGCCACTGTTATCCAAGA CTACAACTACTGCCGGGAGGATGAGGAGATCTACAAGGAATTCTTTGAAGTGGCCAATGATGTCATCCCCAATCTGCTGAAGGAGGCAGCCAGCCTACTAGAAGCAGGCGAGGAGCGGCCAGGGGAGCAAGCCCAG GGCACCCAGGGCCAAGGTTCTGCCCTCCAGGACCCAGAGTGCTTTGCCCACCTGCTGCGATTCTATGATGGCATCTGCAAATGGGAGGAGGGCAGCCCCACGCCAGTGCTGCACGTGGGCTGGGCAACTTTCCTTGTGCAGTCCCTAGGCCGCTTTGAGGGACAG GTGCGGCAGAAGGTGCACATAGTTAgccgggaagcagaggcagcagagacTGAAGAGCCGTGGGGGGATGAAGCTCGAGAAGGCAGGCGGCGGGGCCCCCGCCGAGAGTCCAAACCTGAGGAGCCTCCGCCACCCAAGAAGCCTGCATTGGACAAGGGCCCCGCGGGGCAAAGTGCAGGGTCAGGACCACCCCGGAAAGCGCCAGGGACTGTCCCAGGTACTGCCCGTGGCTCCGAAGTCGGCAGTGCTGCTCAAGCTCCAGCACCTGCGGCGTCACCGCCACCGGGGGGCCCAGTGCTCACTTTCCAGAGCGAGAAGATGAAGGGCATGAAGGAGCTACTGGTGGCCACCAAGATCAACTCCAGTGCCATCAAGCTGCAGCTCACGGCACAGTCGCAAGTgcagatgaagaaacagaaagtGTCCACACCCAGCGACTACACACTCTCTTTCCTTAAGCGGCAGCGCAAGGGCCTCTGA